A window of Zalophus californianus isolate mZalCal1 chromosome 17, mZalCal1.pri.v2, whole genome shotgun sequence genomic DNA:
CATTGTGTTATGACAAGGATCTCACATCATTGTGAGGATCAGGAAGTACACAAAAGCAAGAAGGCTTATAGCCACAATAATTGTGGAAAAGACTTCATGAGGAAATCGTGCCAACATAGTGTAACCCACTCAAGAGAGAAGCACCTCATATATAATGAGTGTGGGGAGGACATTGGTGAGAGCTCAGTGTTTTGCATTTGCCAGAGTATTCATGCAGGGGAGAAATGTGGTAGGAATGATAAGTGTAATGGGGACTTCAGTCAGAGCTCAGACCTGCAAAATCATCAGGGAGTCAACAAAGGAGAAAAGCCCTACAAATGTCAGGTATGTGCTAAGAGCTTCAATCAGAACTCCTGTCTTCCCACCCATGAGCCCCTCCAACCAGGAGGGGATCTGTATAGGTGTGGCATGTATGGGAAGAGCTCCAGTCATAGCCTAGATCTCAACATTCGCTGTATAGACGACACTGGAGAGAAATCCTCTAAATGTGAGATGTGTGATAAAGGCTTCAATCAGACATCACAACTTCAAGCCCGTCAGAGGGCCCACCCTAGAGATAAAACCTACAAATGGGAGGCATGTGACAGGCTAGTTAATCAGAATCCTGGTCCTCATCAGAGcgttcacactggagagaaaccatataaATGTGAGGTATGTGGGAAGGACTTCAGTAAGGCCTCAAATCTTCAAGCCCATCAGagaatccacactggagagaagccaTATAAATGTGATGTGTGTGATAAGAACTTCAGCCGGAATTCCCATCTTCAGGCCCATCAGCGAGTCCACACAGGAGACAAACCATACAAGTGTGACACATGTGGTAAGTACTTCACTCAGGTTTCACATCTTCAGGTCCATCAGAGAgtccacacaggagagaagccaTACAAATGTGAGACATGTGGTAAGGGCTTTTGTCAGAGTTCACATCTTCAAGACCACCAGAGagtccacactggagagaaaccctacaaGTGTGATATGTGTGGGAAGGGTTTCAGTTGGAACTCCCATCTTCAAGCCCATCAGAGAGTCCATACTGGGGAGAAACCCTACAAATGTGAAGAATGTGGGAAAGGCTTCATCTGGAACTCATATCTTCATGTTCATCAGAGGatccacacaggagagaaaccctataaatgtgGCATGTGTGGTAAGAGCTTCAATCAGACCTCACATCTTCAAGCCCATTGGAGAGTCCATACGGGAGATAAACCCTACAAATGTTTTGACTGTGGTAAGGGCTTTAGTAAAAGTTCACGTCTGCAAGTTCATCAGAGAGTCCATAGTGGTGATAAATCCAATACACATGATGAGTGTGATAAAAGTGTTCTTCAGAATGTAGACTGCTCATTTTCATCAGAAAATCCACACAGcagagaatatttataaaatattgtgtTTTAATAATTCAGGAGtgagctgaattttttttatagtcCTCTGAATTCTGGGGGAGGAAGCTTATTTGTTGTATGAATGTAGCCAGTTTTCCAGCAGAGCTCAAAATTTCACAGTCCTCAAGACACACAAACTCTGAGAATGGTGCAGTAAGTTTCAGTCAGAACCTTCACATTCAACCTAATCAACACAGGAGAGAGGCCTTAAAAAAAGGATAAGTAAAGTCGGGACATTAGCAAAAGTTTACTGATGGACATTACAAAGCCATGTCCACTAGAAGAGAAGCTCCATGGGGGCAGGAAGCTTGTTCACTGCTGAATGACCATGACCTCAAACCAGTGCTTGACAAACAGTATAAATGTCTAACTTGGTGGAGAAGAAAACCTACCATAAATACGAAAAACACTTAAAACTGACCCAGTTAGTCATAATCAGTTGTACCAAGAAAAGGATTCTTTAttactactatttttttatttttttaaaagattttatttattcatttgagacagagatacagagagagacacttaAAAATTGACCCAGTTAGTCATAATCAGTTGTACCAAGAAAAGGATTCTTTAttactactatttttttattttttattttttttaaagattttatttattcatttgagacagagatacagagagacacTTAAAAATTGACCCAGTTAGTCATAATCAGTTGTACCAAGAAAAGGATTctttattactactattattattaatttgtttaagagagcatgagcagcagggggagggacagagggagaagcagactcccggatAAACAGGGAGCTCAACACAGAGCccgatcccagggctccaggatcatgacctgagctgaaggcagatgcttaacatactgagtcacccaggcgcccaggaaaagGATTCTTGtaagaagttttaaaacaatTGAAGGAAGTGACAACTTCATAAAAATACGTAAAATCATGCGACCTGCAATTTGAGCATAAGATTATTTTTTCAGTTGACTCCTGTCTGCACATCTTCACTCTTCCAGCCGTAATAAGCGTAGGTTTTCACCTTACCATTTAAGACTTTCCCTGTACATCATCAGTTTGTATAGCATACACCTCACTATCTCTTTTGGGTCTTTTGTGACAAGAACagacagaatgaaaaaaagaggaacttgtttttaattccataaaAGATCATGAGAAAGGGGTGTGGAAAAGGGGAACACATTTTAGCATGCATTTTGGACATTGAACTAAGCTATTAAGGCACAGAACATTTTGGATAGCACCCCACACTTCCCAGCTGCTTCAGTAGCTTTCAAGTTTGCTTGGTTGAACAGTTTACTTTGGTGtatatttattggagagagagagagagaaatttcccacaatttttttttttctggacctTACCTTCCAGGACACTGGATATTTAAGTTCCATGTTACCAACAGATATCCAGTGCCCGTAACACTCTGCtttgttgggacacctgggtggcttagttggttaagcagctcaggtcatgatcccagagtcctgggatcaaggctcacttcagactccctgctccacggggagcctgcttccccctctgcctgcagccccccctgcttgtgctcgcgctctctctctctctctgacaaataaataaataaaatctttaaaaaacaaaagccaaaacaaaacaaacactgtgCTTTGTCATTACCAGATCCTCGCGTGGGCTACTGGATCTCCTGGCGCTTTATAGCAGAATGTTTTCAgttgtaagaaatagaaaacccagctCAAACTAGCTGAGACAAAAGGAGAATTTATTGGTGTGCATAATTAAAAAGCATATCGGTAGGACAGGACACAGGCCCCGTTGAAATGGCTCTGGATCAATTCTTTTGTGATTTCCTCACCTCTGCCCTTCTGGTTGAGTTGGTTCTCACATTCGTTTTTTTCCAACCCACTCTTaggaaatttatttaaagaactgACACTCCATTAACTCTTCTAGCATACCCTCCCCCCTTTTCTATATACTTCTAAAGCAGTTGTTCTCTGAACTTGTCCCTGTTAGTCAACCTAGAGGCTTGGCATTTTCCTAAATATACCCTATCTAAATGCAAATACTTATAGGGTTACTGTGAGTTACCATTTGCCATTTTTATCATGCATCTGTGTTCTggagaaactttttcttttctcctgtgtaaaattagatttttttttcctaaaaaataatgCCTGAAATTTTTAgataagcaaaataattcagaaaaggCACTGATGTAACCCTGCTAACATACATAAAGAATACTGGACGTTTTTAGGTTATCTGTGCATATGGATACAGATCTATCCAGTTTTACAAAGCCAGGATAATATACATACTGTGTTGTAACTTGATTTTCTTCACTCAATATGTTGGAAGCATTTTCTATCAGTATTGGTCTATAACATTTTAATTGTGTGGTATTGCAGTAATGCAGACATATCACATTTTAACCAATTTCCTACTGACGAACGTTCAGTTTGTATCTTCTAAGCAGTCTAATGAAAATCTAGAACAGTGACATCTGTCTTCATGTTCTTGTGAAGAAATTTCTAGAACGAGTGTTGTATCCAAGaataatcacttttttaaaaaaagattttatttatttatttgacagagagacacagcgagagagggaacacaagcagggggagtgagagaggaagaagcaggcttcccgcggagcagagagcccaatgtggggctcgatcccaggaccctgggatcatgacctgagccgaaggcagacgcttaacgactgagcaacccaggcgccccaagaataatCACTTTTAGATTTGGTGTATACTGGGGCAGATTTCCAAAAGTACACGAGACTGTTTCCCTAGGATATACAATCTTGATGAGATAAAAATGGCCTCCTGGTATTTATCTTGcttagcagaagaaaagaaatcctctGTGGATAAAGATACCAGACAGAGCCTCCACATATTTTGATAAGCAGTGTCTGGCACTAAAATCTAAAttcttttcaggaaaaataaaggttaaatgacCCCAAAACAAAAAGGTGATCGGAACTGACCCATAGTGATCCAAAAATTGGAGTTATCAAACGTggatttaaaataacttttattatgttCATGAAAATATGGAGAATTTCACCAGAGACTgcagtctattaaaaaaaatcacacagtcCTGGATTCGATAAATACAGCAACTCATTAAGAATTTagaagatgggggtgcctgggtggctcagttgttaggcgtctgccttcggctcaggtcatgatcccagggtcctgggatcgagccccgcatcgggctccctgctccgcgggaagcctgcttctccctcccccactccccctgcttgtgttccctctctcactgtgtctctctctgtcaaataaataaataaaatcttttttttaaagattttatttatttatttgagagagagagagaatgagagatagaaagcacgagagggaagagggtcagagggagaagcagaccccctgctgagcagggagcccgatgcgggacttgatcccgggactccaggatcatgacctgagccgaaggcagtcgcttaaccaactgagccacccaggcgcccaataaataaaatctttaaaaaaaaaaaagaatttagaagatGGCCTTAAAAGCAAATTAGATGTGGCTAATGCTGTTTATTCTCTAGCCTGAAAGCTCAAGGGACTGAGCAACTCCAAGGCAGACATCATTTTATTGTGTAATGACTGTGCAGTGAATATTTATAGAAACAGTGAGGCTTCAGAGGATAGAATCTTTGCTGGAGAGAATGAGTTTTGGGAGCCCTTATGGCAACAGGTCCCAGGCAGACATGAACAAGTCTTGCTTTTGAAGGTCAAACCAGACAACTCTGTCAATAAAAAtcctttctctgatttctttccaaatCAGTAATTCTGGAACTTCCTGTCCTTGGTAATTAGGGCTAGGTAGTGTGGCTGAACTTGGGagacttagaaaagaaaaaggatgtgGAGGATTTGATTCAGAAACACAAGAAGGTGAGAATGACAAGGGTCTCAGGTCGGGGCAGTCTTTGCAGGCATGGAGAAAGGTGAAGATATCTTCAAGGAAAAGGTGTGTGAGGAAATGTTTCAGGTACGGAGGAGCCAGTTGTCCTAGCTGATTAAATGTTACATTTCCTACCAGGTTATTCCCAGACTGAGTAGGCAGGAGGGTCAGGCAGACCTGGTTTTATGGATTCTTTTCTGTCATTTGCCTTCTCCTGTTccaaaagaagacattcagagaATTCCAGGGAAGTGAgatgtcttttcttcattgtatacCTTGCCCAGTCTCAGAGATGGATAAGTCTGTCCAATGAAGAAAGCTTAACATCTACGGGGGGTTGGGTGGGGAGTGCTGCAGGGACACCATTCTTATGTATTGGAGTCTCAGTGAGGCAAGTGATGGTAAATCCTTATTGTAACATGAGAAAATAGGCTTGAGAAGGTTAAAGCCATTGCCCTCATTCACTCAAGTAGCAGGATTTCCACAGGTTGTCAAAATTCaagattttaattcttaattatgaaaaaatctcaaaaagagaaaatataacagTTCCCTACATACTCATCTCTCAAATTCAAGTTACCAGGATTTTACCACATTTGCTTAATCTTTccccttttactttttattttaaatgctgagATAATTTAAAACAAGTCCCTGATATATTAGTTCACACCTATTTCAATAGGCATCTCTTTAATATTAgctatattttataaaaccacAAAGCCATTATCAAACCtaacaaaataatcaaatttctGTGATTGcttcaaatgtttcattttagtcgttttttttcttaattttttttatcttatcctccatattttttttcctaattttggtATTGGGATTATATTggcctcttctattttctggaagagattgtgaaGAATTAGTTCtgattattctttaaatatttggtagaattcttcagtgaaatcatctgggcTTGGGTATTGTGCCTAAGAATACAAATGTGAACTCAGACTGCTGAGGTTTGGATACTGGTGTGACCATCTAACAGTTGCGTGACCTTATACAGGTAAATGAACCTCTCTGCCTCTATTTCTTCATTGTTAAATGAGGCTAATATTTGGAATGTTATGAATGAAAGACTTAATACATGTCAAGCAGTGGAAACTATACCCAGCTCACAATAACAACTCATAGATCTTTGTCTCACTAGTCTAATAGATGGTACACACACTCACAAAACCTTGGCAAacaattcttttttataatttttttaagattttatttatttgagagagagaatgagagagagagagagcatgagagggggttgggtcagagggagaagcagactccctgctgagcaggcagtccgatgtgggactcaatcccgggactccaggatcatgacctgagctgcaggcagtcgcttaaccaactgagccacccaggcgcccaccttggCAAACAATTCTTAATAGTTACATACCAAAGCAatcccctgagatcaagaataaCACAATGTTTACTATCACATATTATCTATAATTATGGATATTAGCCAGTGCAAGGAAACAATAACTAAacaagaagtagaaagaaaatgaattatttgcaGATATTAtcatgtatgtagaaaatccaaaagaatctacaaataaaatagaggggcgcctgggtggctcagttggttaactgatGGACTCtttctttcagctcaggtcatgatctcaggctcgtgagatcaagccccacctggggctccaccctgagcatggaacctgcttaagtttctccctctccctctcccgttgcgccccccacacacacatgttctgtctaaaaaataaaaataaatttaaaaaatttaaaaatatattagaattagTAAATTTAAGCCACAacatacaatgaaaataa
This region includes:
- the ZNF233 gene encoding zinc finger protein 233, with the protein product MSGCRILDAYLFLPSQDSALSQKHQEKMTKFQAVTFKDVVVVFTREELGLLDSTQRKLYRDVMLENFRNLLSVGYEPFRLDTTLLLGREEKLWMMETQTPGDGRSGLRNQNEIETFQKVGLRYLLHEDVICWQVWEQFTSKLTRNQDSMINMQSKKSSLPKRGNSSCQIWAGESPQVSEDENHVIKLQGESSNNIRSEEFPIKTTGDFWKKIYLRESHSYQSRCQQVDVKNRPCKCDHCVMTRISHHCEDQEVHKSKKAYSHNNCGKDFMRKSCQHSVTHSREKHLIYNECGEDIGESSVFCICQSIHAGEKCGRNDKCNGDFSQSSDLQNHQGVNKGEKPYKCQVCAKSFNQNSCLPTHEPLQPGGDLYRCGMYGKSSSHSLDLNIRCIDDTGEKSSKCEMCDKGFNQTSQLQARQRAHPRDKTYKWEACDRLVNQNPGPHQSVHTGEKPYKCEVCGKDFSKASNLQAHQRIHTGEKPYKCDVCDKNFSRNSHLQAHQRVHTGDKPYKCDTCGKYFTQVSHLQVHQRVHTGEKPYKCETCGKGFCQSSHLQDHQRVHTGEKPYKCDMCGKGFSWNSHLQAHQRVHTGEKPYKCEECGKGFIWNSYLHVHQRIHTGEKPYKCGMCGKSFNQTSHLQAHWRVHTGDKPYKCFDCGKGFSKSSRLQVHQRVHSGDKSNTHDECDKSVLQNVDCSFSSENPHSREYL